The proteins below come from a single Staphylococcus sp. MI 10-1553 genomic window:
- a CDS encoding THUMP domain-containing class I SAM-dependent RNA methyltransferase, whose amino-acid sequence MYQLLAVCPMGLESIVAKEVQDLGYDTRVENGRIYFEGDASAIVKANLWLRTADRVKLIVGQFEAITFDSLFKQTKNLPWEQFIPVNGQFPVQGRSLKSKLFSVPDVQAITKKAIVERLKNAHQVSGWLDESGAKYPVEVAILKDKVLLTIDTSGSGLNKRGYRLAQGEAPIKETLAASLVKLANWTGDTPLIDPFCGSGTIAIEACLIAQNIAPGFNRSFISEQWDIIPEGLYDQKRAEADELADYDKEIEIYASDIDPEMVEIAKRNADEVGVGDIIRFEVKDVNTLTIDHDGPIGLIGNPPYGERIGDRAEVEEMYRNLGILMQDHPNLSLYIMTSNKEFEYLANRKATKRRKLFNGYIETTYYQYWANKKY is encoded by the coding sequence GTGTATCAACTATTAGCAGTTTGTCCGATGGGGCTTGAATCTATTGTCGCAAAAGAAGTCCAAGACCTGGGCTACGACACACGCGTAGAAAATGGACGTATTTATTTTGAGGGAGACGCATCTGCCATCGTTAAAGCAAATTTATGGTTGCGTACTGCAGACCGTGTCAAACTTATCGTAGGGCAATTTGAAGCCATAACATTTGATTCATTATTCAAACAAACGAAAAATTTACCTTGGGAACAATTCATTCCAGTAAATGGTCAATTTCCAGTGCAAGGGCGTAGTTTAAAATCAAAGTTATTTAGTGTTCCTGATGTTCAAGCGATCACTAAAAAAGCGATTGTCGAGCGGTTGAAAAATGCACATCAAGTGTCAGGTTGGCTTGATGAATCAGGCGCAAAATATCCTGTTGAAGTCGCTATTTTAAAAGATAAAGTCTTGTTAACGATTGATACATCAGGCTCCGGTTTGAACAAACGTGGTTACCGTCTCGCGCAAGGTGAGGCGCCGATTAAAGAGACACTCGCTGCAAGTTTAGTCAAGTTAGCCAATTGGACAGGTGATACACCGCTTATCGATCCATTTTGTGGTTCTGGGACAATTGCGATTGAAGCTTGTTTAATTGCGCAAAATATTGCACCTGGTTTTAATCGCTCATTTATTTCAGAACAATGGGATATCATTCCGGAAGGGCTATATGACCAAAAACGTGCAGAAGCTGATGAACTAGCCGATTATGATAAAGAAATCGAAATTTATGCTTCTGATATTGATCCTGAAATGGTCGAAATTGCAAAACGCAATGCAGATGAAGTCGGTGTAGGTGATATTATCCGCTTCGAAGTCAAAGATGTGAACACACTTACCATTGATCACGACGGTCCTATCGGTTTAATAGGTAACCCGCCGTATGGTGAACGTATCGGTGACCGTGCAGAAGTTGAAGAAATGTACCGTAATCTCGGCATCCTCATGCAAGATCACCCGAATTTATCACTTTACATTATGACAAGTAACAAAGAATTTGAATATCTTGCGAATCGTAAAGCTACGAAGCGTCGTAAGTTATTTAACGGATATATTGAAACGACTTATTACCAATACTGGGCAAATAAAAAATATTAA
- the rarD gene encoding EamA family transporter RarD: MWGTLPLYWSLIHDVDPIETLMYRIILSLIFMLILLPIIGRWQRFAQDMAQLIAKPFKLLIIILAGYIVTVNWGTFIYAIDAGFVLQTSLGYYINPLVSILLSMIFFKERFNRLEWVAILFAVLGVVYMTFKVGEFPYISLILAFSFGIYGLLKKLVPMPALSSITIESLATAPMAIIYLIIVEQTANLSIGWNMSTFWLLFSGAVTALPLLSFSEGAIRIPLSLMGFIQYVGPTLIFILGIFVFKEPFNVDQFITFCFIWVGIVIYVISQIIKIKKRSQPFQYQN, translated from the coding sequence ATGTGGGGCACGTTACCGTTATATTGGTCACTCATTCACGATGTCGATCCTATTGAAACACTCATGTACCGTATCATTTTATCGCTCATTTTTATGCTGATCCTTTTACCAATCATTGGGCGATGGCAGCGATTTGCTCAAGATATGGCGCAACTGATAGCGAAACCGTTCAAACTGTTGATTATCATTTTAGCGGGCTATATCGTGACAGTGAACTGGGGAACGTTTATTTATGCGATTGATGCTGGTTTTGTATTACAAACAAGTTTAGGTTATTATATCAATCCACTCGTAAGTATTTTATTATCCATGATATTTTTTAAAGAACGTTTCAATCGTCTAGAATGGGTGGCGATACTCTTTGCTGTACTTGGCGTCGTTTATATGACTTTTAAAGTGGGAGAATTTCCATACATTTCGTTAATTTTAGCTTTTTCATTTGGCATTTACGGTTTATTGAAAAAACTCGTTCCTATGCCAGCATTGAGTAGCATTACAATTGAGTCACTTGCGACGGCACCCATGGCGATCATTTATTTAATTATCGTCGAACAAACAGCTAATTTAAGTATCGGATGGAATATGTCGACGTTCTGGTTGCTCTTCTCAGGTGCTGTCACTGCATTACCGTTACTCTCATTTTCAGAAGGGGCTATCCGTATTCCGCTATCATTAATGGGTTTTATTCAATATGTAGGGCCGACACTTATCTTTATACTCGGTATTTTTGTGTTTAAAGAACCATTTAATGTCGACCAATTTATCACATTTTGCTTTATTTGGGTCGGTATAGTGATTTATGTTATTTCTCAAATCATCAAAATTAAAAAACGCTCACAACCATTCCAATATCAAAATTAA
- a CDS encoding dynamin family protein: MQNQEQLDILYKLKKEVEKSDHSAFIHTINQMIKKVYLNHYTMTFVGHFSAGKSTVINRLIGQDILPSSPVPTTSNTALVTIADTPGITANIEGQKYTQLNSYDDVKQMNRENFQVESIDIRVQSDVFHNGFTFQDTPGVDSNVQSHSMQTEQFLYTSNIVFYTVDYNHVQSALNFQFMKRLNRAGIPVVFVINQIDKHDENELTFQTFQERVVQSVNEWDIDLLATFYITKFEHPQNQFDELRAFIIEQDQHREAVEDYVARMKQFIHQHQLDYLQHEMDGILEQLNIEATQFDQAYQSHQQNEMISEEAQLLNDATALKHYLKDKRRSIIDNAYIMTHEMRETIRYYLESMTKDFKAGGLFNKKKKTEEERQTRLNQLMTDLQSKVDHQIIKPMQEDLSFLTRFINDTDLNQRILNQKLTLPTSIVTDLYQTQIQITNQYVLTFSNDIMKAIKQYILKELEPLDDTIIDNVHAEEHLVDESNDSSSYTRYIELRNLSQSLKTENYRHYYIHMEDSLDRLIDRTEIQYQVKSDGDNEKDAKQQEVAVTAHKATINDAQIAQSLEIVKNIPLFKSSVKNIEETRERMQHQIVKIGVFGTFSAGKSSLINALLGDSYLTSSPNPTTAATTEIGYGDTHHITFKTPDMLLQEINDVFELEGQQFDRIEAFLEANTDKLKGRIDKSRLAFIHAIEKNYALYQSYIAEGLKHEIQAVDVQKWSAEDEYATFVQTVHLRLPLDWLKDKIIVDSLGLHSNNQRHTNETEKILTTSDLILYVSYFNHAFTDNDKAFIEHMKNMNQLKEHQAFKMVINATDLAENEADKRAVRDYVADALIQVQMQPEIFAVSSRAALTGGDNGVQQLKASISQFSEVESKHILETKMYDQLRYIGQSYTQMIEDHTSNAEKMQHVKQQLQHMRQKTIFNSQGLNAIRQKLINEIEDQMYHLNERLKIQLLDNVKAIYNTQMTNTTRFNEEKRLSTKAYLNQIHQKLYLEQTLMIERIKFFFNQALQQEMAPKIKSFHQYHILLPDIETLEVAPIDQSFLTISLDAMVNALPKQLTKKNIMQPQVQKQIQADIKDETVTLLQPRLADLRQALESMLDTLTAKAQQALEQIESQAQREIDTALAVDVDDALIAQLQAETPKLFTILNSKD, encoded by the coding sequence ATGCAGAACCAAGAACAACTGGATATTTTATATAAACTAAAAAAAGAAGTGGAAAAATCTGATCATTCCGCTTTTATACATACCATTAACCAAATGATTAAAAAAGTGTATTTAAACCACTACACAATGACCTTTGTCGGCCATTTTTCAGCAGGTAAATCGACGGTCATTAATCGTCTCATCGGCCAAGACATTTTACCGAGTTCACCCGTTCCGACAACAAGTAATACCGCATTAGTAACGATTGCAGATACGCCAGGAATTACAGCGAACATCGAAGGTCAAAAGTATACACAATTGAACTCTTATGATGACGTTAAACAAATGAACCGCGAAAATTTCCAAGTTGAGTCCATCGATATTCGTGTTCAAAGTGATGTGTTTCATAACGGCTTTACATTCCAAGATACACCTGGTGTCGATTCCAATGTACAATCACACAGTATGCAAACAGAGCAATTTCTTTATACGAGTAATATCGTTTTCTATACTGTCGATTATAACCATGTTCAATCCGCGCTGAACTTTCAATTTATGAAGCGTTTGAATCGTGCAGGCATTCCTGTTGTTTTCGTAATTAACCAAATTGATAAACATGACGAGAACGAGCTCACATTTCAAACATTTCAAGAGCGTGTGGTACAATCAGTTAATGAATGGGATATTGATTTACTCGCCACATTTTATATTACAAAGTTTGAACATCCACAAAACCAATTCGATGAGTTGCGTGCTTTTATTATAGAACAAGACCAGCACCGTGAAGCTGTTGAAGACTATGTCGCACGTATGAAACAATTTATTCATCAACATCAATTGGACTATTTACAACATGAAATGGATGGAATTTTAGAACAACTTAACATTGAAGCGACACAATTCGATCAAGCGTATCAATCACATCAGCAAAATGAAATGATCAGCGAGGAAGCGCAATTGTTGAATGATGCGACAGCGTTGAAACATTATTTGAAAGATAAACGTCGCTCCATTATTGATAATGCTTATATTATGACTCATGAGATGCGCGAAACGATTCGTTATTATTTGGAAAGTATGACGAAAGATTTTAAAGCGGGTGGGTTGTTTAATAAAAAGAAAAAAACAGAAGAAGAACGTCAAACACGCCTTAATCAGTTAATGACAGACCTTCAAAGTAAAGTCGATCACCAAATTATTAAACCGATGCAAGAGGATTTGTCATTTCTCACACGTTTTATTAATGACACCGATTTGAATCAGCGTATTTTAAACCAAAAATTGACATTACCGACATCCATTGTAACTGACCTGTATCAGACACAAATTCAAATTACGAATCAATATGTGTTAACTTTCTCAAATGATATCATGAAAGCAATCAAGCAATATATTTTAAAAGAACTCGAACCGCTCGATGATACAATTATTGACAATGTACACGCAGAAGAACACTTAGTCGATGAGTCAAATGATAGTTCGTCGTATACACGTTATATTGAACTACGCAACTTGTCTCAGTCGTTAAAGACGGAAAATTATCGTCATTATTATATTCATATGGAAGATTCGCTCGACCGTTTAATTGATCGCACAGAAATTCAATATCAAGTGAAATCAGATGGAGATAATGAAAAAGACGCGAAACAACAAGAGGTCGCTGTAACTGCTCATAAAGCGACAATTAACGACGCACAAATTGCTCAATCATTAGAAATTGTCAAAAATATACCATTGTTTAAATCGAGTGTGAAAAACATCGAGGAAACGCGGGAAAGAATGCAACATCAAATCGTTAAAATAGGTGTTTTTGGTACATTCAGTGCTGGTAAAAGTAGCTTGATTAATGCGTTGTTAGGCGACAGTTATTTGACGAGCTCACCTAACCCAACGACTGCCGCAACAACTGAAATTGGCTATGGTGACACGCATCACATTACGTTTAAAACACCTGATATGTTACTCCAAGAAATTAATGATGTATTCGAACTCGAAGGCCAACAATTTGATCGTATCGAAGCCTTTTTAGAAGCAAATACGGATAAATTAAAAGGGCGTATCGACAAAAGCCGTTTGGCATTTATTCATGCGATTGAAAAAAATTATGCGCTGTATCAATCCTATATCGCAGAAGGGTTAAAACATGAAATCCAAGCTGTTGACGTACAAAAATGGAGTGCTGAAGATGAATATGCGACATTCGTCCAAACGGTGCATTTAAGATTGCCGCTGGATTGGTTAAAAGACAAAATTATCGTGGACTCATTAGGATTACATTCGAATAACCAGCGTCATACGAACGAAACAGAAAAAATACTGACAACTTCGGATTTAATTTTATATGTGAGCTACTTTAATCACGCTTTTACCGATAATGATAAAGCATTTATCGAACATATGAAAAATATGAACCAGTTAAAAGAACATCAAGCTTTCAAAATGGTCATTAATGCAACTGACTTAGCTGAAAATGAAGCTGACAAACGTGCTGTGCGTGACTATGTGGCTGATGCATTAATACAAGTACAAATGCAACCTGAAATTTTTGCTGTGTCGAGTCGTGCTGCTTTAACTGGAGGGGACAACGGTGTGCAACAATTGAAAGCAAGCATTTCACAGTTTTCAGAAGTAGAATCCAAACATATTTTAGAGACCAAAATGTATGACCAGTTGCGTTACATTGGGCAGTCTTACACACAGATGATTGAAGACCATACTTCAAATGCTGAAAAAATGCAGCATGTTAAACAACAATTACAACACATGCGACAAAAAACGATTTTTAATTCGCAAGGCCTAAATGCCATTCGTCAAAAACTGATTAACGAAATAGAAGATCAAATGTATCACTTGAATGAGCGTTTAAAAATTCAATTATTAGATAACGTTAAAGCCATTTATAATACACAAATGACGAATACAACACGTTTCAATGAGGAGAAACGTCTATCGACAAAAGCGTATTTGAATCAAATCCATCAAAAGTTATATTTAGAACAAACTTTGATGATTGAACGTATTAAATTTTTCTTTAATCAAGCGTTACAACAAGAAATGGCACCGAAAATTAAATCGTTCCATCAATATCACATACTTTTGCCAGATATTGAAACGCTTGAAGTTGCGCCTATAGACCAATCATT